The following are encoded together in the Coturnix japonica isolate 7356 chromosome 8, Coturnix japonica 2.1, whole genome shotgun sequence genome:
- the TMEM125 gene encoding transmembrane protein 125 yields MPELADLSSPRTPADADHIQRNILEEHVELWWFQDPKKSILCYGMAVVLILACGIGGIILLYSTSSRSGEWRLAVGTTLCLLALLVLLKQLLSSAIQDMNCIRSRHQIELLKSGGFSDCLVLLLSALVLLVCGVVLTILSTTNMQLSPARPLASMFTSGVVLLAAGSTLLLCLLLYLLCTSCCQAAPRGLETGEIRVFTISGRLAANRRLPPTSSMANLI; encoded by the coding sequence ATGCCGGAGCTGGCAGACCTGAGCTCCCCCCGCACACCCGCGGATGCTGACCACATCCAGAGGAACATCCTGGAGGAGCATGTGGAGCTCTGGTGGTTCCAGGACCCCAAGAAGTCTATCCTGTGCTACGGGATGGCTGTGGTACTGATCCTGGCCTGTGGGATCGGGGGCATCATCCTGCTGTACAGCACGAGCAGCCGCTCTGGGGAATGGCGGCTGGCAGTGGGCACCACGCTGTGCCTCCTGGCCCTGCTGGTTctgctgaagcagctgctgagctcagcaatCCAGGACATGAACTGCATCCGCAGCCGGCATCAGATAGAGCTCCTGAAGAGCGGGGGCTTTTCCGACTGCCTGGTGTTGCTGCTTAGcgccctggtgctgctggtctGTGGGGTGGTGCTCACCATCCTCTCCACCACCAACATGCAGCTCAGCCCGGCGCGGCCACTGGCCAGTATGTTCACCAGTGGGGTTGTCCTGCTGGCTGCCGGCAgcactctgctgctctgcctgctgctctaCTTACTCTgcacctcctgctgccaggctgctccGCGCGGCTTGGAGACCGGTGAGATCCGAGTCTTCACCATCTCTGGCCGCCTTGCTGCCAACAGGCGGCTTCCTCCCACCTCCAGCATGGCCAACCTGATCTGA